The proteins below come from a single Serratia fonticola genomic window:
- a CDS encoding DUF1240 domain-containing protein, which produces MEDEITFSASVLITFLSSPLLIYAMLSGIYFFIFNKRPKYDKGITRYLVYLMFTSFVISLPIALYVDYKLKHTGYLTCDRISWQSPTTYVTNQSLCQ; this is translated from the coding sequence ATGGAGGATGAAATAACCTTTTCCGCATCTGTTCTTATAACTTTCCTTTCCAGTCCACTGCTAATATATGCCATGCTTAGCGGTATATATTTTTTTATTTTCAATAAGCGCCCAAAATACGACAAAGGAATCACTCGATATTTGGTCTATCTAATGTTTACCTCATTTGTTATCAGCTTACCCATTGCTTTATATGTTGATTATAAACTAAAGCATACCGGTTATTTAACATGTGACAGGATATCATGGCAGTCACCAACAACTTATGTCACCAACCAATCACTTTGCCAGTGA
- a CDS encoding Hcp family type VI secretion system effector, producing MANLIYASINGIKQGLISAGCSTLDSIGNRCQKGHEDQVYILAFDHNISRMQNVSHQPVRITKPIDKSSPLLGMAISNNEKLQIALYMYRVNPAGTLEVFYTIKLKDAYISDITQHCPNALTQNDGQPYEIISLSYTSIDWQHNISGTSGYSIWDERVY from the coding sequence ATGGCTAATTTGATTTATGCAAGTATCAACGGTATTAAGCAAGGTTTGATATCCGCTGGTTGCTCGACTCTTGACTCCATTGGCAATAGATGTCAAAAAGGACATGAGGATCAAGTTTACATTCTTGCTTTCGATCACAATATATCCAGAATGCAAAATGTATCCCACCAGCCAGTCAGAATAACCAAGCCGATTGACAAATCATCGCCCTTGCTTGGAATGGCAATATCAAATAATGAAAAATTACAAATTGCATTGTACATGTACCGTGTCAATCCGGCTGGGACTTTAGAAGTTTTTTATACTATAAAGCTTAAGGATGCCTATATCTCAGACATCACCCAGCACTGCCCAAATGCACTTACACAAAATGATGGTCAGCCCTACGAGATCATTTCATTATCCTACACAAGCATTGATTGGCAGCATAATATTTCAGGCACATCGGGCTATAGTATATGGGATGAGAGAGTTTATTGA
- a CDS encoding DUF1240 domain-containing protein, translating to MKSEIKFSSSVFIVFFSSPLLIYVLSGSVYFFVFDRLPKHNKITINYLTKLTLASILFSLPASLYVNYKLIHDGYFTCDKISWMSPTTYVKDLSLCR from the coding sequence ATGAAAAGTGAAATAAAATTCTCCTCATCTGTATTTATTGTTTTCTTTTCTTCACCTTTGTTAATCTATGTTTTATCTGGTTCTGTTTATTTTTTTGTTTTTGATAGATTACCTAAGCATAATAAGATAACGATCAATTATTTGACTAAGCTAACACTGGCATCAATCCTTTTTAGTTTACCGGCTTCCTTGTATGTAAACTACAAACTCATACATGATGGCTATTTCACATGCGATAAAATCTCTTGGATGTCACCAACGACTTATGTGAAAGATTTATCACTTTGTAGATGA
- a CDS encoding sugar efflux transporter, with protein sequence MRTSTAATRRLPDLTSLAFLVVAFLTGIAGALQTPTLSLFLSTEVNVRPTMVGLFFTGSAVIGILVSQFLASRSDKRGDRKSLIFLCCMLGALACALFAWNRNYYLLLFVGVLLSSFGSTANPQMFALAREHAEHTGRGTVMFSSILRAQVSLAWVIGPPIAFALALGFGFKVMYLAAAAAFILCGALVWKMLPSMPKVQSTGGATLEAPRQNRRDTLLLFMACTLMWTANSMYLINMPLYMVQELQLPEKLAGILMGTAAGLEIPTMLLAGMVAQRFGKRFLMRCAVIAGVLFYAGLLFITGTWQLIALQLLNALFIGVLAGIGMLYFQDLMPGQAGAATTLFTNTTRVGWIIAGSIAGVVAEMWSYHAVFYFALAMVLGAVLCMWRLKDTQGAVSASNLAR encoded by the coding sequence ATGCGTACTTCAACTGCGGCGACACGACGTTTGCCCGATTTAACTTCGTTGGCATTTCTGGTCGTGGCCTTTCTCACCGGGATTGCTGGTGCCCTACAGACGCCCACGCTGAGTCTGTTCCTCTCCACCGAAGTGAACGTACGGCCAACGATGGTCGGGCTGTTCTTTACCGGCAGCGCGGTGATCGGCATTTTGGTCAGCCAGTTTCTGGCCAGCCGCTCAGACAAGAGGGGCGATCGCAAATCACTGATCTTTCTCTGCTGTATGTTAGGTGCCTTGGCTTGTGCGCTGTTCGCCTGGAACCGTAACTACTACCTGCTGCTGTTCGTCGGCGTGCTGCTGAGCAGCTTTGGCTCGACCGCCAACCCACAAATGTTTGCCCTGGCACGGGAACATGCCGAGCACACCGGCCGGGGAACGGTGATGTTCAGTTCTATCCTGCGTGCTCAGGTTTCGCTGGCCTGGGTGATTGGCCCGCCGATCGCCTTTGCGCTGGCCTTGGGGTTTGGTTTTAAGGTGATGTATCTGGCCGCCGCCGCTGCCTTTATTCTCTGTGGAGCGTTGGTATGGAAGATGTTGCCCTCCATGCCAAAAGTGCAGAGCACCGGCGGAGCTACGCTGGAAGCACCACGGCAGAACCGCCGTGATACGTTATTGCTGTTTATGGCCTGCACGCTAATGTGGACGGCCAACAGCATGTATTTGATCAATATGCCGCTGTATATGGTGCAAGAATTACAATTACCGGAAAAATTGGCGGGAATATTGATGGGCACCGCTGCCGGGCTGGAAATCCCGACCATGTTACTCGCTGGCATGGTGGCCCAACGCTTTGGCAAGCGTTTCCTGATGCGCTGCGCGGTGATTGCCGGGGTGCTGTTTTATGCCGGGCTACTGTTTATAACAGGTACTTGGCAACTGATCGCCCTGCAACTACTGAACGCGCTGTTTATCGGGGTGCTGGCGGGAATTGGTATGCTCTATTTCCAGGATTTGATGCCCGGCCAAGCCGGGGCGGCCACCACGCTGTTTACCAATACCACCCGCGTTGGTTGGATTATTGCCGGTTCGATCGCCGGAGTCGTGGCTGAAATGTGGAGTTATCACGCGGTATTTTACTTTGCGTTGGCGATGGTGCTGGGTGCAGTGCTATGTATGTGGCGGCTGAAGGACACTCAAGGGGCAGTATCCGCCTCCAACTTGGCAAGATAG
- a CDS encoding DUF1240 domain-containing protein — MVFLSSPLLLYAMLGSMYFFISNKRPKYDKGVTRYLAYLMFTSFVISLPISFYVDYKLKNAGYSTCDKISWQSPTTYVTNLSLCQ, encoded by the coding sequence ATGGTTTTTCTTTCCAGTCCACTACTATTATATGCAATGCTTGGTAGTATGTATTTCTTTATTTCCAATAAACGCCCAAAATACGACAAAGGCGTTACGCGATATTTGGCTTATCTAATGTTCACCTCATTTGTCATCAGTTTACCTATTTCTTTTTATGTTGATTACAAGCTGAAAAATGCAGGTTATTCAACGTGTGATAAAATATCATGGCAGTCACCTACAACTTATGTCACGAACCTATCACTTTGCCAATGA
- a CDS encoding YkgJ family cysteine cluster protein gives MDCRADCGACCIAPSISSPIPGMPNGKPANTRCIHLDQQLRCGIFHSPLRPKVCGSLQASREMCHDRRDEALIYLAKLEADTAP, from the coding sequence ATGGACTGCCGTGCCGACTGTGGTGCCTGCTGTATCGCACCTTCGATTTCCAGCCCGATCCCTGGTATGCCCAACGGCAAACCGGCCAATACCCGTTGCATCCATCTGGACCAGCAACTGCGCTGTGGAATATTTCATTCGCCGCTGCGGCCCAAAGTCTGCGGTAGTCTGCAGGCCAGCCGTGAAATGTGCCACGACCGCCGTGATGAGGCGCTGATCTATCTTGCCAAGTTGGAGGCGGATACTGCCCCTTGA
- the torA gene encoding trimethylamine-N-oxide reductase TorA: MSKYQQQPLAMSRRRFLTGASALAAVPLFAGLWPKSALAEAISQALPQFVALRQAQKGILTGAHWGAFEAIVQDGKMVGVLPVKDDPYPNDLITMAPHQVHAENRIKYPMVRKSWLEGGPGSRTELRGNDEWVRVSWEKAIDLVGNEIVRLQKDHGPQSIYAGSYGWKSVGMLHNSRTLLQRLMNLSGGFLGYAGDYSTGAAQVIMSHVMGSMEVYEQQTAWPNVIDNSQLVILWGCNPMVTLKNSWNVPDHVGQTGFEALKKKGTRIISIDPVHSDSAKYVGAQWIAPRPYTDSAMLIGIAHTLLTEKLHNPDFLKTYTVGFDKFQAYLLGETDGTPKTAEWAADISGVDAEVLRQLARDMAKQRTMIMGGWGIQRQHHGEQQHWLLVTVAAMLGQIGLPGGGFGFSYHYSSGGSPTAKGGILSGISAGNAPKNSPTPIPVARIAECLTNPGKTIHFNGTDVTYPDVKMVYVAGGNTFHQHQDTNNLVKAWQRPETIVVNEPYWTATAKHADIVLPATTSYERNDLEMGGDYSQLYVFPMHQCVPPQHESRNDFDIFAALAAKLGVLDAFTEGKDETQWLKGMYDDMKLQARAARVALPPFDMFWESNNYIRFPIPQENKQWVRFADYRENPLLNPLGTPSGKIEIYSDAISKMEYLDCKGIPTWMPPHEWYRGPEAAKYPLSLNTAHPTNRLHSQLDNTPLRKKYAVADREAILIHPEDAKSRNITNGDLVRAFNDRGQILVGAIVSEDVRPGAVRISEGAWYDPADPSTPGSICKNGNVNCLTFDIGSSNLAQGNCGQMAQLEIEKYQGEVLKNTAHDVPAGA; this comes from the coding sequence ATGAGCAAGTATCAACAACAACCATTAGCCATGAGCCGCCGTCGTTTCCTGACCGGTGCCAGCGCCCTGGCCGCCGTGCCTCTATTTGCGGGTCTGTGGCCTAAATCAGCATTGGCGGAAGCCATCAGCCAGGCATTGCCACAGTTCGTGGCCTTACGCCAGGCACAAAAAGGCATTCTGACCGGCGCGCACTGGGGCGCCTTTGAAGCCATCGTGCAAGATGGAAAAATGGTCGGCGTGTTGCCGGTCAAAGACGATCCTTACCCGAACGATCTGATCACCATGGCCCCCCACCAGGTCCATGCGGAAAACCGTATCAAGTACCCAATGGTACGTAAAAGCTGGTTGGAAGGCGGCCCTGGCAGCCGTACCGAACTGCGCGGCAACGATGAATGGGTGCGCGTCAGCTGGGAAAAAGCGATCGATCTGGTCGGTAACGAAATCGTCCGTTTGCAAAAAGATCACGGCCCGCAGTCAATTTATGCCGGTTCTTACGGCTGGAAAAGCGTGGGTATGCTGCACAACAGCCGTACCCTGCTGCAGCGCCTGATGAACCTGAGCGGTGGCTTCCTTGGCTATGCCGGTGACTATTCTACCGGTGCTGCACAGGTGATCATGTCGCACGTGATGGGGTCAATGGAGGTTTACGAACAGCAAACAGCCTGGCCAAACGTCATCGACAACAGCCAACTGGTGATCCTGTGGGGCTGTAACCCGATGGTTACGCTGAAAAACAGCTGGAACGTGCCAGACCATGTCGGCCAGACCGGCTTTGAGGCGCTGAAGAAGAAAGGCACCCGCATCATCAGCATCGATCCGGTGCACAGTGACAGTGCCAAATATGTCGGCGCACAGTGGATCGCTCCGCGTCCGTACACCGACAGCGCGATGCTGATCGGTATCGCCCACACCCTGTTGACCGAAAAGCTGCATAACCCGGACTTCCTGAAAACCTATACCGTGGGCTTCGACAAGTTCCAGGCCTATCTGCTGGGTGAAACCGACGGTACGCCGAAAACTGCCGAGTGGGCAGCCGATATCAGCGGCGTCGATGCCGAAGTGCTGCGCCAGTTGGCGCGCGATATGGCGAAACAGCGCACCATGATCATGGGCGGCTGGGGGATCCAGCGTCAGCACCACGGTGAGCAGCAGCACTGGTTGCTGGTGACCGTGGCGGCCATGCTTGGCCAGATCGGCCTCCCAGGCGGCGGCTTTGGCTTCAGCTATCACTACTCTTCCGGTGGTAGCCCAACGGCTAAAGGCGGCATCCTCTCCGGTATCTCTGCGGGGAATGCACCGAAGAATTCACCAACGCCAATCCCGGTAGCTCGTATCGCCGAGTGCCTGACCAATCCAGGCAAGACCATTCACTTCAATGGGACCGATGTCACCTACCCAGACGTGAAGATGGTGTACGTGGCCGGTGGTAATACCTTCCACCAGCATCAGGACACCAACAATCTGGTCAAAGCCTGGCAGCGGCCAGAAACCATCGTGGTTAACGAACCGTATTGGACGGCTACCGCCAAGCATGCGGATATCGTGCTACCTGCGACCACCAGCTATGAGCGTAACGATCTGGAGATGGGCGGTGACTACTCACAGCTGTACGTCTTCCCGATGCATCAGTGCGTACCGCCGCAGCATGAGTCACGCAACGACTTCGATATCTTCGCCGCTCTGGCCGCCAAGCTTGGCGTGCTGGATGCCTTTACCGAAGGCAAAGACGAAACCCAGTGGCTGAAAGGCATGTACGACGACATGAAGTTGCAGGCCCGCGCCGCCCGCGTTGCCCTGCCGCCGTTTGACATGTTCTGGGAGTCGAACAACTACATTCGTTTCCCGATCCCGCAGGAAAACAAACAGTGGGTACGTTTCGCCGATTACCGTGAAAACCCGCTGCTGAATCCGTTGGGGACTCCGTCCGGCAAGATTGAGATCTATTCCGATGCCATCTCGAAGATGGAGTATCTGGATTGCAAAGGCATTCCTACCTGGATGCCGCCGCATGAATGGTACCGTGGCCCAGAGGCAGCCAAATACCCGCTGTCACTGAATACCGCGCACCCGACCAACCGCCTGCACTCACAGCTCGACAACACGCCGCTGCGTAAGAAGTATGCGGTGGCCGACCGTGAAGCGATCTTGATCCATCCAGAGGATGCCAAATCGCGCAATATCACCAACGGCGACCTGGTGCGGGCGTTTAACGACCGTGGGCAGATCCTGGTTGGCGCTATTGTCAGCGAAGATGTGCGCCCAGGTGCGGTGCGGATCAGCGAAGGTGCCTGGTACGATCCGGCCGATCCGTCAACGCCGGGGTCAATCTGTAAGAACGGCAACGTCAACTGCCTGACTTTCGATATTGGCTCATCCAACCTGGCACAGGGCAACTGTGGCCAGATGGCACAGTTGGAAATTGAGAAATATCAGGGCGAAGTGCTGAAGAATACCGCGCACGACGTTCCTGCTGGCGCATAA
- the fruB gene encoding fused PTS fructose transporter subunit IIA/HPr protein: MFQLSQQDIHLGAAASGKQEAIRQVAAALTSAGCVSAAYVDGMLQRELQTSTYLGNGIAIPHGTTDTRDLVLNTGVQVFQFPQGIEWGEGQTAYVVIGIAARSDEHLALLRQLTHVLSDDSVAEQLAKTTSAEELRSLLMGEKLAAEFKFDASLIALDVAADSLMTLQALNAGRLQKIGAVNAQFVSDVITRKPLNLGQGIWLSDSTEGNLTSAATVSRPAQAFDEEGEKVALLLTVAVADQQPLTVLNYLSDLLVSQKAERLLNADAVGVLALLTSEVAEESAVLSAEYVVRNEHGLHARPGTALVNVIKQFSSEITVTNLDGSGKPANGRSLMKVVALGVKKGHHLRFTASGDDAEAALKAIGEAISEGLGEGAA, translated from the coding sequence ATGTTCCAGTTGTCACAGCAAGATATTCACCTGGGAGCTGCCGCTAGCGGCAAACAGGAAGCCATCCGGCAGGTAGCGGCAGCGCTTACCTCCGCCGGATGCGTCAGCGCCGCCTATGTTGACGGCATGCTGCAGCGTGAGCTGCAAACCTCCACTTATCTGGGCAACGGCATCGCCATTCCACATGGCACTACAGATACCCGCGATCTGGTGCTGAACACCGGTGTTCAGGTATTCCAGTTTCCACAGGGTATCGAGTGGGGCGAAGGCCAGACAGCCTATGTAGTGATCGGTATTGCCGCGCGTTCCGATGAACACCTGGCGCTACTGCGTCAGCTCACACACGTGCTCAGTGATGACAGCGTCGCCGAACAGTTGGCAAAAACGACTTCAGCCGAAGAACTGCGCAGTTTGCTGATGGGCGAGAAACTGGCGGCTGAATTTAAGTTTGATGCCTCATTGATTGCTCTTGATGTGGCCGCTGATTCGCTGATGACGCTGCAAGCGTTGAACGCGGGCCGTCTGCAAAAAATCGGTGCGGTTAACGCCCAGTTTGTCAGCGATGTGATCACCCGCAAGCCGCTGAATCTGGGGCAGGGGATCTGGTTGAGCGACAGCACCGAAGGCAACCTGACCAGCGCAGCCACCGTCAGCCGCCCGGCACAGGCGTTTGATGAGGAAGGTGAAAAGGTCGCACTGTTGCTGACCGTCGCTGTCGCCGATCAACAACCGCTGACGGTGCTGAACTACTTAAGCGATCTGTTAGTGAGCCAAAAAGCTGAACGCTTGCTGAACGCCGATGCGGTAGGGGTGCTGGCGTTACTGACCAGCGAAGTTGCTGAAGAGAGCGCGGTTCTGAGTGCGGAATACGTGGTGCGCAACGAGCATGGCCTGCATGCCCGCCCAGGCACTGCGCTAGTCAACGTAATCAAACAGTTCTCGAGTGAAATTACCGTCACCAATCTCGACGGCAGCGGTAAACCGGCTAACGGCCGCAGCCTGATGAAGGTTGTGGCACTGGGAGTGAAAAAAGGTCATCACCTGCGCTTTACCGCCAGTGGTGACGATGCTGAAGCGGCGCTGAAAGCCATCGGCGAAGCCATCAGTGAAGGTCTTGGCGAGGGTGCAGCATGA
- a CDS encoding nucleotide triphosphate diphosphatase NUDT15 yields the protein MAYCAETVLKEDNNMVATGIGVIIVNAQGQILLGKRCSTHAPFWSIPGGHLDAGETFEQCAQREIAEETGLQIDPPTFIGVSNNLQTWRAEGKHTVSICMLVQHPGGEAELKEPEKCAEWRWCSPNDLPEPHFEASRTAIHLWLNQQAYLPVL from the coding sequence ATGGCATACTGTGCTGAAACAGTGCTGAAGGAAGATAACAACATGGTTGCCACCGGTATCGGGGTCATAATCGTTAACGCTCAAGGGCAAATCCTGCTGGGGAAACGCTGCAGCACCCATGCCCCTTTTTGGTCGATCCCTGGGGGGCATCTGGACGCGGGGGAAACCTTTGAACAGTGCGCCCAACGCGAAATCGCCGAAGAGACCGGGTTGCAGATAGATCCGCCAACCTTTATTGGCGTCAGCAATAATCTGCAAACCTGGCGTGCAGAGGGAAAGCATACGGTGTCGATCTGTATGCTGGTTCAGCATCCAGGAGGAGAAGCCGAGCTGAAAGAGCCGGAAAAATGTGCCGAATGGCGCTGGTGTTCCCCGAACGACCTGCCGGAGCCCCATTTTGAAGCGAGCAGAACGGCGATCCACCTATGGTTGAACCAACAGGCATATCTGCCTGTATTGTGA
- a CDS encoding DUF1240 domain-containing protein, which translates to MKNRHWKILGATVLLIIFIGGTLMIYSYATSLILMKDEITFSASIFMCFFGSPLILYALSGSVFFFIFDRLPRHNMIAVKHLTRLAVASILFSLPVSLYVNYKLNHDGYLTCDKISWMSPTTYVKDLSLCK; encoded by the coding sequence GTGAAAAACAGACACTGGAAAATATTAGGGGCAACAGTACTGCTAATTATATTCATTGGTGGAACTTTAATGATTTACAGTTACGCTACTTCATTGATATTAATGAAGGATGAAATAACTTTTTCAGCCTCTATATTTATGTGCTTCTTTGGATCACCTCTGATACTCTATGCCCTATCTGGTTCTGTTTTTTTCTTTATTTTCGATAGATTGCCAAGACATAATATGATAGCTGTTAAGCATTTAACGAGATTGGCAGTGGCATCAATCCTTTTTAGTTTGCCGGTTTCCTTGTATGTAAACTACAAACTTAACCATGATGGTTATTTGACGTGCGATAAAATATCTTGGATGTCACCGACGACTTATGTAAAAGATTTATCACTTTGCAAATGA
- a CDS encoding NapC/NirT family cytochrome c — MSKKQAGFEKRRRWGWLWILVIGIILGAALLAGTATVFHKTSDTAFCVSCHTMQQPLAEYQGSVHFQNSKGIRAECADCHVPHEPLDYLWTKIRAVKDIYGEVTGKIDTPEKYEAHKLAMAQSVWKTLKENDSATCRSCHSFDAMDITAQRPEARIQHPVAIKQGETCIDCHKGVAHILPDMSGAAQAGAAELAKAAAETSPTATTLFTIATEPFFLKADDTHNAGNLMPSTEVHVVKQEGDKVLVDVSGWQQDGVSEVFYAAQGKRILSVLLGEDARKLLKTGSTMTDAETGLVWHQVSLQVWLPRKQLIDDEQKIWRYTADMMSANCTGCHGLTALDRFNANQWIGVIKGMAPRTSLSQEQLRVLTQYVQKHASDMQPATPAKS; from the coding sequence ATGAGCAAAAAACAAGCTGGCTTTGAAAAGCGACGCCGGTGGGGATGGCTTTGGATTTTGGTGATCGGGATTATTCTCGGTGCCGCACTGCTGGCAGGGACCGCAACGGTCTTCCATAAAACCAGCGATACCGCCTTCTGCGTCTCCTGCCACACCATGCAACAACCTCTGGCCGAATATCAAGGCAGTGTCCACTTCCAGAACTCCAAGGGGATCCGCGCTGAGTGTGCCGATTGCCACGTCCCTCATGAGCCGCTCGATTACCTGTGGACCAAGATCCGCGCGGTGAAAGACATTTACGGCGAAGTGACCGGCAAAATCGACACCCCGGAAAAATACGAAGCCCATAAGCTGGCCATGGCGCAATCGGTCTGGAAGACGCTGAAAGAAAACGATTCAGCCACCTGCCGTTCTTGCCATAGCTTCGATGCCATGGATATCACCGCCCAGCGTCCTGAAGCCCGTATTCAGCACCCGGTGGCCATCAAGCAAGGCGAAACCTGTATCGATTGCCATAAGGGCGTTGCGCATATCCTGCCGGATATGAGCGGTGCCGCACAGGCGGGCGCTGCCGAACTGGCGAAAGCCGCGGCGGAAACCTCTCCAACAGCAACCACGCTGTTCACCATCGCCACCGAACCGTTCTTCCTGAAAGCCGACGATACGCATAATGCCGGTAACCTGATGCCTTCAACCGAAGTTCACGTTGTGAAACAGGAAGGTGACAAGGTGCTGGTAGATGTCAGCGGCTGGCAACAGGATGGCGTCAGCGAAGTATTCTACGCCGCGCAAGGTAAACGTATCCTCAGCGTCCTGCTGGGCGAAGATGCGCGCAAACTGCTGAAAACCGGCAGCACCATGACCGATGCCGAAACCGGCCTGGTCTGGCATCAGGTTTCACTGCAGGTCTGGTTGCCACGTAAACAACTGATCGACGATGAGCAGAAAATCTGGCGTTACACTGCCGATATGATGTCCGCCAACTGTACCGGCTGCCACGGCCTGACCGCCCTTGATCGCTTCAACGCCAACCAGTGGATCGGCGTGATTAAAGGTATGGCTCCTCGCACCTCGCTGTCACAAGAACAACTGCGCGTTCTGACGCAGTACGTTCAGAAACATGCCAGCGATATGCAACCTGCCACACCGGCCAAAAGTTAA
- the fruK gene encoding 1-phosphofructokinase: MSRRVATITLNPAYDLVGFCPEIERGEVNLVRTAGLHAAGKGINVAKVLKDLGIDVTVGGFLGKDNQDGFQLLFSDLGIANRFQVVPGRTRINVKLTEKDGEVTDFNFSGFEVTPQDWERFVVDSLSWLGQFDMVAVSGSLPAGVAPEAFTEWMTRLRAQCPCIIFDSSREALVAGLKASPWLVKPNRRELEIWAGKPLPKLEDVVEAAHALREQGIAHVVISLGAEGALWVNASGAWIAKPPACEVVSTVGAGDSMVGGLIYGLLMRESSEHTLRLATAVAALAVSQSNVGITDRPQLAAMMARVDLKPFN; this comes from the coding sequence ATGAGCAGAAGAGTAGCAACCATAACCCTGAATCCGGCTTACGATCTGGTGGGCTTTTGCCCGGAGATCGAACGGGGTGAGGTTAACCTGGTAAGAACTGCCGGTCTCCATGCGGCAGGTAAAGGGATCAACGTTGCCAAGGTACTGAAAGATTTAGGTATCGACGTCACCGTTGGCGGTTTCCTTGGTAAAGACAACCAGGATGGTTTCCAACTGCTGTTCAGCGATTTGGGGATTGCCAACCGCTTTCAGGTGGTCCCTGGGCGTACACGTATCAACGTTAAGCTGACGGAAAAAGACGGTGAAGTGACCGATTTCAACTTCTCCGGTTTTGAAGTGACGCCGCAGGATTGGGAACGCTTTGTGGTGGATTCCCTGAGCTGGCTGGGCCAGTTCGACATGGTAGCGGTCAGCGGTAGCTTGCCAGCCGGGGTTGCCCCGGAAGCCTTCACCGAGTGGATGACCCGCCTGCGTGCGCAGTGTCCGTGCATCATTTTTGACAGCAGCCGTGAAGCGCTGGTGGCCGGGCTGAAAGCCTCGCCGTGGTTGGTAAAACCTAACCGTCGTGAGCTGGAAATCTGGGCAGGCAAACCCTTGCCGAAGTTGGAAGATGTGGTGGAAGCCGCTCACGCCCTGCGTGAACAGGGCATTGCCCACGTGGTGATCTCACTGGGTGCCGAAGGCGCGCTGTGGGTTAACGCCTCTGGTGCCTGGATCGCCAAACCGCCAGCCTGTGAGGTGGTCAGCACCGTGGGTGCCGGTGATTCCATGGTCGGCGGCCTGATCTACGGCCTGCTGATGCGTGAATCCAGCGAACATACCTTGCGCTTGGCCACTGCCGTGGCTGCCTTGGCAGTGAGCCAGAGCAACGTTGGCATCACCGATCGCCCGCAGTTGGCCGCGATGATGGCGCGCGTCGATCTGAAACCCTTTAATTAA